The following are encoded together in the Planctobacterium marinum genome:
- a CDS encoding c-type cytochrome, with product MKTCLFTALLFVQLAALPIFATTYEKQGPPRKLTSEQAERAEQNYQKYCSLCHGKDREGHANDHAPSLRSKSLMESGIPHGVLRPLNYGREGTAMAGYLDEVGGPLTLDEAWDLTYWLFWESGAERIKLSEDKVSGDVKAGEQIYQQQCASCHGKNGEGITAPTLGNQSFLAHNKDEFIRYAIEQGRQGTPMPAFGDLLSDRELDDVTAFIRSKASGWTQEKMPLRPIPTPDQYVLNKESDNPEWELKDGQFIDSEQLYQAMQSKAKMVILDTRVPSVWQRAHIEGSIPFPYYTDLEQKVQDLPRDAQIVAYCSCPRAASVYLVDQLKDMGFDNTAVLYEGIFGWMNKGYPVTRSD from the coding sequence ATGAAAACCTGCCTGTTTACCGCGTTACTATTCGTGCAGCTTGCAGCGCTGCCAATTTTCGCTACAACTTATGAAAAACAAGGGCCTCCACGCAAGTTAACCAGCGAACAAGCTGAACGTGCTGAGCAGAATTACCAAAAATATTGCAGCTTATGTCATGGTAAGGACAGAGAGGGGCATGCTAACGATCACGCTCCCTCATTGCGCAGTAAGAGTTTGATGGAGTCTGGTATTCCCCACGGCGTGTTACGGCCTTTAAATTATGGAAGAGAAGGCACGGCAATGGCGGGCTATCTCGATGAGGTGGGGGGACCACTGACACTAGACGAAGCCTGGGATTTAACCTATTGGCTATTTTGGGAGTCGGGTGCTGAACGCATTAAACTCAGCGAGGATAAGGTTTCCGGTGATGTTAAAGCGGGTGAGCAGATTTATCAGCAGCAGTGCGCGTCTTGCCATGGTAAAAATGGCGAGGGCATTACCGCACCGACCTTAGGTAACCAGTCCTTTTTGGCTCACAATAAAGACGAATTTATTCGTTACGCCATTGAGCAGGGCCGACAAGGCACACCGATGCCAGCCTTTGGGGATTTGCTATCAGATCGCGAATTAGACGATGTTACGGCGTTTATTCGAAGTAAAGCCAGTGGTTGGACTCAGGAAAAAATGCCACTGAGGCCTATCCCTACACCTGATCAATATGTACTCAATAAAGAGAGTGACAATCCCGAATGGGAGCTTAAAGATGGTCAATTCATCGACTCTGAACAGCTCTATCAAGCTATGCAGAGTAAAGCCAAAATGGTAATCCTCGATACCAGGGTACCCTCTGTATGGCAAAGAGCACACATAGAGGGCTCTATTCCTTTTCCGTATTACACGGACCTTGAGCAAAAAGTACAAGATTTGCCGAGAGATGCTCAAATTGTCGCTTATTGTTCTTGTCCGAGAGCGGCTTCGGTTTATCTGGTTGATCAGCTAAAAGACATGGGCTTTGATAATACTGCAGTATTGTACGAAGGGATTTTTGGCTGGATGAATAAAGGTTATCCAGTGACTCGTTCTGATTGA
- a CDS encoding OmpA family protein — translation MERLFKHSLVLTSLLSLGLYTTQTSAVESCFDTDTKCSPQLGWYIGGEFGKSVSDFDKERFLSTADDAGLQINSFSFDDSDLSHGLLFGYQVNPNFALEVGYRDLGDYTSTFTGFTTDTAEFLQDASAQVPESGEGLTAGIVLSLPFDIMKLSAKVGFWEWDNDIDSTPFSSVVSDSGTDMYYGAEVSYQVTEKMQAYLAAVRYEFDRDKSDNVTLGLRYFFDTSAPKKATKPALRPAPQPAPAPVKMADSGPVDSDKDGVYDDKDACPGTPQSHAVDSKGCTLYEAVDYQHQLIVYYANNSDVITSDYNSKIKELVDFARDNGIKYLQIIGHTSAPGTDEYNMGLSKRRAESLKKILVDKYGFAANQIETVGKGETELAVQGNGESAHSKNRRIVVNLSATGKNPKMR, via the coding sequence ATGGAGCGCCTTTTTAAACACTCTCTCGTTCTAACCAGCTTGTTGTCCCTTGGTTTGTATACGACTCAAACAAGCGCTGTCGAATCTTGTTTTGATACCGACACAAAATGCTCTCCGCAATTGGGATGGTACATTGGTGGCGAATTTGGAAAAAGTGTTAGCGATTTTGACAAAGAGCGCTTTTTAAGCACTGCCGACGACGCTGGATTACAGATTAATTCCTTTAGTTTCGACGATTCGGATTTGTCTCATGGGTTGTTATTTGGTTACCAGGTTAATCCGAATTTTGCGCTGGAAGTTGGCTATCGCGATTTGGGTGATTACACATCCACGTTTACTGGCTTCACTACCGATACCGCAGAGTTTCTGCAAGATGCCTCGGCTCAGGTTCCCGAGTCTGGAGAAGGCCTAACAGCGGGTATCGTGCTTTCATTACCTTTTGACATAATGAAACTTTCAGCCAAAGTAGGATTCTGGGAGTGGGACAATGACATTGACTCCACGCCTTTCTCTTCTGTGGTGTCTGATTCCGGTACCGATATGTACTATGGCGCTGAAGTGAGTTATCAGGTAACCGAGAAAATGCAAGCTTACCTGGCTGCCGTTCGCTATGAGTTTGATCGCGATAAATCAGATAACGTCACTTTGGGCTTGCGTTATTTCTTTGATACCAGTGCTCCGAAAAAAGCCACAAAACCTGCACTGCGTCCAGCTCCTCAGCCGGCACCAGCACCGGTAAAAATGGCGGACTCTGGTCCTGTAGACAGCGATAAAGATGGTGTTTATGACGATAAAGACGCTTGTCCGGGAACGCCGCAGAGTCACGCTGTCGATAGCAAAGGTTGTACACTTTACGAAGCGGTAGACTATCAGCACCAGCTCATTGTTTATTACGCCAACAACAGTGATGTGATCACTTCTGATTACAATAGCAAGATAAAAGAGTTGGTTGATTTCGCTCGTGATAATGGCATTAAGTATTTACAGATTATCGGTCATACCTCTGCGCCAGGTACTGATGAATACAATATGGGCTTATCTAAACGCCGTGCCGAGTCCCTTAAGAAGATACTTGTGGATAAGTACGGTTTTGCTGCCAATCAGATTGAAACAGTTGGCAAAGGGGAAACCGAGCTCGCCGTGCAAGGTAATGGTGAGTCTGCTCACAGTAAAAATCGTCGTATTGTAGTGAACTTATCAGCAACGGGTAAAAATCCCAAGATGAGATAA
- a CDS encoding transcriptional repressor, with protein MSQEAILDKAKAYCEAKGVRFTSLREKVYALMLEKQGAVGAYDLLDLLKATEDSAKPATVYRSLDFLLEMGLVHKVESDNTFIACHHFDCHHPVQFLICESCGIVQEIQSAGLKEQLEEQATNLGFKVKKQTIEAHGLCAQCQ; from the coding sequence ATGAGTCAGGAAGCGATTTTAGATAAAGCAAAAGCCTATTGCGAAGCCAAAGGTGTGCGATTTACCTCATTGAGAGAAAAAGTGTACGCGCTGATGTTGGAAAAACAGGGCGCCGTTGGCGCGTATGATTTGTTGGATCTACTAAAAGCCACCGAAGACTCTGCCAAACCTGCGACCGTCTATCGCTCTTTAGACTTTCTATTGGAGATGGGGCTGGTTCACAAAGTAGAATCAGATAACACCTTTATTGCTTGCCATCATTTTGACTGTCACCATCCTGTACAGTTCTTAATTTGTGAATCTTGTGGAATCGTGCAGGAAATACAATCTGCAGGTCTAAAAGAGCAGCTTGAAGAACAAGCCACCAATCTTGGCTTTAAAGTAAAAAAACAAACAATTGAAGCACACGGTTTGTGTGCACAGTGTCAATAA
- a CDS encoding chemotaxis protein CheX has translation MNAEFVNPFIISLVNVLKTMAQIELQIGKPQKKADSKARGDVSGLIGMVGSNIAGSMSITFEEGLALQVMEGMLGERPDSLDDEVNDMVGEITNMVAGGAKKELAKKGYDVGMATPVVVSGKEHTINHKVSGHKMILPFKAEGGKAYIEICFDK, from the coding sequence ATGAATGCGGAATTCGTTAACCCATTTATCATCTCATTAGTAAATGTGTTAAAAACGATGGCTCAAATCGAATTGCAAATCGGAAAGCCTCAAAAAAAGGCCGACTCTAAAGCCAGAGGTGATGTATCTGGCCTTATCGGTATGGTGGGCTCTAATATTGCGGGCTCGATGTCGATTACCTTCGAAGAAGGTTTAGCGTTGCAAGTTATGGAAGGGATGTTGGGCGAAAGACCTGACTCACTTGATGACGAAGTCAACGATATGGTGGGTGAAATTACCAACATGGTGGCTGGCGGAGCCAAAAAGGAGCTGGCTAAAAAAGGTTATGATGTGGGTATGGCAACACCCGTTGTGGTGTCTGGCAAAGAACACACCATCAACCACAAAGTCAGTGGCCACAAAATGATATTGCCTTTCAAAGCGGAAGGCGGAAAAGCCTACATCGAAATTTGTTTCGACAAGTAA
- a CDS encoding secondary thiamine-phosphate synthase enzyme YjbQ: MWQQKNIRLKARNRGFHLITDEILDALPELSSINIGLCHLFLQHTSASLTINENADPTVRSDMESHLNKIVPENAPYYQHTYEGPDDMPAHIKSCLFGVSLAIPISKGRLALGTWQGIYLGEHRDHGGQRNVQVTLQGE; encoded by the coding sequence ATGTGGCAACAAAAAAATATCCGTTTAAAGGCCCGAAATAGAGGGTTTCATCTAATTACCGATGAAATCCTTGATGCCCTTCCCGAACTATCAAGCATCAACATTGGTTTGTGCCATTTATTCTTACAGCACACCAGTGCCAGTTTAACCATAAACGAAAACGCTGACCCTACTGTGCGCAGTGATATGGAATCTCATCTCAACAAAATTGTTCCCGAGAATGCCCCCTATTATCAACACACTTATGAAGGCCCCGATGATATGCCTGCGCATATAAAATCCTGTCTTTTCGGTGTCAGCCTCGCAATCCCCATCAGCAAAGGTCGGCTTGCCTTAGGTACCTGGCAAGGGATTTATCTAGGAGAGCATAGAGACCATGGCGGGCAGCGCAACGTTCAAGTCACGCTGCAGGGTGAATGA
- a CDS encoding sel1 repeat family protein, giving the protein MNILPRALLVVMAFAVMSACKSTGIEQQSSKTLFLQERLGIKKYNAGEYQESFELLSETATWGLKESQYFLAFMFMKGQHVQQSSVLGMAWLAVANEVKRDDWQQQYDTFYNAASAPLQTRIDAKKAEYIAKFGLKAQNMTCAEQIQTYSIKRKVRCSKGPGVTKRYFVELSE; this is encoded by the coding sequence ATGAACATATTACCTAGAGCTTTGTTGGTCGTCATGGCTTTTGCGGTAATGTCTGCTTGTAAAAGCACTGGCATTGAACAGCAATCTTCAAAAACATTGTTTCTGCAAGAGCGACTCGGTATTAAGAAATATAATGCCGGTGAATATCAAGAGTCTTTCGAGTTGTTAAGTGAAACCGCTACATGGGGTCTCAAAGAGTCTCAGTACTTTTTGGCTTTTATGTTTATGAAAGGGCAGCATGTACAACAATCTTCTGTGTTGGGAATGGCTTGGTTAGCAGTAGCAAATGAAGTTAAACGAGATGACTGGCAGCAGCAATACGACACCTTTTATAACGCAGCATCAGCACCGTTGCAGACGCGTATTGATGCGAAAAAAGCGGAATATATCGCTAAGTTCGGCTTAAAGGCACAAAACATGACGTGCGCAGAACAGATCCAAACCTACTCGATTAAGCGTAAGGTACGCTGTAGTAAAGGACCGGGGGTGACTAAACGCTACTTTGTAGAGTTGAGCGAATGA
- the dnaB gene encoding replicative DNA helicase, translated as MKAVGGRGESAREKDAKVEKLKTPPHSIEAEQSVLGSMLIAPDSWDRVAEIVIQEDFYNRSHQIIYAAIIRLLEKSKPVDLITVSEDLEHRDELEDAGGFAYLAELAKNTPSAANVVAYANIIKERAIRRELIGAANDIAETSYYPEGLESSEILDQAENKVFQIAEKRTSQSEGPQDVNSVLKATIDRLDTLNKQGADITGVSTGYADLDKMTSGLQRSDLIIVAARPSMGKTTFAMNLCENAMMGSDKPVLVYSLEMPSEQIMMRMLASLSRVDQTRVRTAQLEDEDWARISNTVKQLDEKNNLFIDDSSGLTPMEVRSRARKIHRDHGGLSLIMVDYLQLMRAPAFSDNRTLEIAEISRSLKALAKELEVPVIALSQLNRSLEQRADKRPINSDLRESGSIEQDADLIMFIYRDEVYNENSPDKGVAEVIIGKQRNGPIGSVRLTFQGKFSRFDNYTPVVATDFPQE; from the coding sequence GTGAAAGCTGTCGGTGGACGCGGCGAGTCAGCGCGCGAAAAAGATGCCAAAGTTGAGAAACTCAAAACGCCCCCTCATTCCATTGAGGCGGAGCAGTCAGTATTGGGTAGTATGCTTATTGCGCCCGATTCATGGGATCGCGTTGCTGAAATTGTCATCCAGGAAGATTTCTACAACCGCTCTCATCAGATTATCTATGCCGCTATCATCCGTTTGCTGGAAAAATCCAAACCCGTAGATTTAATTACCGTCTCCGAAGACTTAGAGCACCGAGACGAGCTGGAAGATGCAGGCGGTTTTGCCTATTTGGCTGAGCTGGCGAAAAACACTCCAAGTGCCGCTAATGTGGTGGCTTATGCCAACATCATCAAAGAACGGGCGATTCGCCGCGAACTTATCGGTGCGGCTAATGATATTGCGGAAACCAGTTACTATCCTGAAGGGTTAGAGTCTTCAGAGATTCTGGATCAGGCGGAAAACAAGGTTTTCCAGATTGCAGAAAAGCGCACCAGCCAAAGTGAAGGTCCACAAGATGTTAATTCTGTGCTCAAAGCCACTATCGACCGTTTGGATACCCTGAATAAGCAGGGCGCTGATATTACTGGGGTATCTACAGGTTATGCCGATTTGGACAAGATGACCAGTGGTTTGCAGCGCTCTGATTTGATTATTGTCGCTGCACGTCCTTCTATGGGTAAAACCACTTTTGCCATGAACTTGTGTGAAAACGCCATGATGGGCTCGGATAAACCTGTGTTGGTATATAGTCTTGAGATGCCCTCAGAACAGATCATGATGAGGATGCTCGCTTCCTTGAGCCGGGTGGATCAGACCCGTGTCAGAACCGCTCAGTTAGAAGATGAAGACTGGGCACGAATTTCAAATACCGTTAAACAGCTGGATGAAAAGAACAACCTCTTTATTGATGACTCCTCCGGTTTGACACCAATGGAAGTCCGCTCTCGCGCCAGAAAAATCCATCGCGATCACGGCGGTCTTAGCCTGATCATGGTGGACTATTTGCAGTTAATGCGTGCTCCCGCTTTCTCGGATAATCGTACTTTGGAAATTGCCGAGATATCACGTTCTCTTAAAGCGTTAGCGAAAGAGCTGGAAGTTCCGGTTATTGCACTGTCTCAGCTTAACCGTAGTTTGGAACAAAGAGCTGATAAACGTCCCATCAACTCAGATTTGAGGGAATCCGGCTCTATTGAGCAGGATGCCGATTTGATCATGTTTATTTATCGTGATGAGGTGTATAACGAGAATTCGCCAGATAAAGGCGTTGCTGAAGTTATCATAGGTAAGCAAAGGAATGGTCCTATCGGTTCTGTCAGACTCACATTCCAGGGCAAGTTTTCTCGCTTTGACAATTATACCCCGGTGGTTGCGACAGATTTCCCACAAGAATAA
- a CDS encoding DUF4097 family beta strand repeat-containing protein gives MKYKLLSPLLALVMTISLPLVAGEKVNETLQVKDDIDVEIEHVNGNVDIRGWDKAEVRVKGELDEKAEEFIFEERNGRILIQVKIPKNRGGNWGSGGRGDNLEIFVPIKSHVTYSGVNADAEISKLERGLDANTVNGNIEAEDISGRIGLQSVNGKIEGDNLAGDIDMETVNGKIRDRNSSGKKLSLGSVNGNIESRSNIKDVSVETVNGGIELQLAEVDSLRMDSVNGEMDVSLTLMERGEIEGATVSGRIYLEVQKNVSASFDITGHAGGNIVNRITDDRMQKAKYGPGRWLEFAVNGGKAKVELSTVSGRIVLDTQKN, from the coding sequence ATGAAGTACAAATTACTGAGTCCCCTATTGGCGCTTGTGATGACGATTTCCTTACCCCTGGTAGCAGGAGAAAAGGTTAATGAAACCTTACAAGTGAAGGACGATATCGATGTGGAAATTGAGCATGTTAATGGCAATGTCGATATACGAGGTTGGGATAAAGCGGAAGTGAGAGTAAAAGGTGAACTGGACGAAAAAGCAGAAGAGTTTATCTTTGAAGAGCGTAACGGACGCATTCTTATCCAGGTGAAGATCCCCAAAAATCGCGGTGGCAATTGGGGCTCTGGTGGTCGAGGCGACAATCTGGAAATCTTCGTACCCATTAAAAGCCATGTTACTTACAGTGGTGTTAATGCCGATGCTGAGATCAGTAAACTTGAGCGTGGACTAGACGCCAATACGGTTAATGGCAACATAGAAGCCGAAGATATTAGTGGCCGTATAGGGTTGCAGTCGGTTAACGGCAAAATCGAAGGGGATAACCTGGCTGGTGATATTGATATGGAAACCGTGAATGGCAAAATCCGTGACCGTAACTCTAGCGGTAAGAAGCTCAGCTTAGGATCTGTTAATGGCAACATCGAAAGTCGCAGCAATATCAAGGACGTGAGTGTTGAAACAGTTAATGGCGGCATTGAACTACAACTTGCGGAGGTTGATTCACTGCGGATGGACTCAGTAAATGGTGAAATGGATGTGAGCCTGACGCTTATGGAACGCGGTGAAATCGAGGGGGCAACGGTTTCAGGACGTATTTACCTGGAAGTGCAAAAAAATGTATCAGCGTCGTTTGATATTACCGGGCATGCCGGTGGTAATATCGTCAATCGCATCACAGATGACCGTATGCAAAAAGCCAAATACGGCCCCGGTCGCTGGTTAGAGTTTGCGGTAAATGGCGGCAAAGCAAAAGTGGAACTGTCCACAGTGAGTGGCCGCATTGTTCTGGATACACAAAAGAACTAA
- a CDS encoding RNA polymerase sigma factor — protein MTLKSNIVDAEPVIMEQRMKGLIASAQQGDRAAYQQIYQQHIGQVYALCYRLTGDKDHAEEAAQEVFIQVWQKLDNFKGDSKFSTWLHSVTSNVAISYLRKQKGWLQKMFNLEDSAVADMPSEGLTGEIDLDAIIIRLPERARIVFVLHAIEGYRHEEIAQRMNIAVGSSKAQFHRAKQLMKDWMGYE, from the coding sequence TTGACGTTGAAAAGCAATATTGTAGATGCTGAGCCAGTGATAATGGAGCAGCGCATGAAAGGTCTAATCGCTTCTGCCCAGCAGGGTGATCGCGCTGCCTATCAGCAAATCTACCAGCAACACATTGGACAAGTGTATGCATTGTGTTATCGCCTTACAGGTGATAAAGACCACGCAGAAGAAGCCGCCCAAGAGGTGTTTATTCAGGTTTGGCAAAAGCTGGATAACTTTAAAGGGGACAGTAAGTTTTCTACCTGGTTACACAGCGTCACCTCCAATGTCGCCATTTCTTATCTGCGTAAGCAAAAGGGCTGGTTGCAAAAAATGTTCAATCTGGAAGACAGCGCAGTGGCAGATATGCCAAGCGAAGGGTTAACTGGCGAAATTGATTTGGATGCCATCATTATTCGCCTGCCAGAGCGCGCCAGAATCGTATTTGTATTGCATGCAATTGAAGGTTATCGCCACGAAGAAATTGCACAGAGAATGAATATTGCGGTTGGCTCTAGCAAGGCACAATTTCACCGAGCCAAGCAATTGATGAAAGACTGGATGGGTTATGAGTAA
- the rplI gene encoding 50S ribosomal protein L9 — MEIILLDKIANLGGLGDTVNVKSGYARNFLFPKGKAVPATKVNVEKFEARRAELEAKIAAELDAANAKAEKLAEIAEVTIAAPAGDEGKLFGSVGTRDIADAITAAGLEVAKAEVKLPTGTIRETGEFEIDIQFHADVTATVKLQVIREA; from the coding sequence ATGGAAATCATTCTACTAGATAAGATCGCCAATCTGGGCGGTTTAGGTGACACTGTAAACGTAAAATCTGGTTATGCACGTAACTTCCTTTTCCCTAAGGGTAAGGCTGTTCCTGCAACTAAAGTTAACGTTGAAAAATTCGAAGCACGTCGTGCTGAGCTTGAAGCGAAAATCGCTGCTGAGCTTGATGCTGCTAATGCTAAAGCTGAAAAACTGGCTGAGATTGCTGAAGTAACAATCGCCGCTCCTGCTGGCGATGAAGGCAAGCTGTTCGGTTCTGTTGGTACGCGTGACATTGCTGATGCAATCACTGCTGCTGGCCTTGAAGTAGCTAAAGCTGAAGTTAAGTTGCCTACAGGCACAATCCGCGAAACTGGTGAATTCGAAATCGATATCCAGTTCCACGCTGATGTGACTGCAACTGTTAAACTACAGGTTATCAGAGAAGCGTAA
- the rpsR gene encoding 30S ribosomal protein S18 encodes MSNYFRRRKFCRFTAEGVQEIDYKDISLLKNYITESGKIVPSRITGTSAKYQRQLSSAIKRARSLALLPYTDGHK; translated from the coding sequence ATGTCTAACTATTTCAGACGTCGTAAATTCTGCCGTTTCACTGCTGAAGGCGTGCAGGAAATTGATTACAAAGACATTTCTTTGTTGAAAAACTACATCACTGAAAGTGGTAAAATCGTGCCTAGCCGTATTACAGGTACTAGCGCTAAATATCAGCGTCAGTTATCTTCTGCGATTAAACGCGCACGTTCATTGGCTTTATTGCCGTACACTGACGGCCACAAGTAA
- the rpsF gene encoding 30S ribosomal protein S6, translated as MRHYEIVFMVHPDQSEQVPGMIERYTNILTNDGGQIHRLEDWGRRQLAYPIEKLHKAHYVLINAEATPEAVEELETAFRFNDVILRNMVMRTKAAVTEPSPMAKEQQSESRERPARPAPAEKVEAKDNAEEA; from the coding sequence ATGCGTCATTACGAAATCGTATTTATGGTTCACCCTGATCAGAGTGAACAAGTTCCTGGTATGATCGAGCGTTATACCAACATTTTGACCAACGATGGTGGTCAAATTCACCGTCTGGAAGACTGGGGTCGTCGTCAACTGGCTTACCCAATCGAAAAGCTGCACAAAGCACACTACGTGTTGATCAATGCTGAAGCTACTCCAGAAGCCGTTGAAGAGTTAGAAACTGCTTTCCGTTTTAACGATGTTATTCTTCGCAACATGGTTATGCGTACTAAAGCTGCTGTTACTGAGCCATCTCCAATGGCTAAAGAGCAACAGTCAGAAAGTCGCGAAAGACCTGCGCGTCCTGCTCCTGCTGAAAAAGTAGAAGCTAAAGATAACGCCGAAGAAGCATAA
- a CDS encoding DMT family transporter, with protein sequence MIGEIAALSTALCWAVASRMFQILGKSFSPLALNFWKGLVAAIVLFAVTQFVYPDFTLTYNQVFWLLLSGAIGIGLGDTFFFQALNKIGDSQAILVAETLAPIITALFAMAWIAEWLTWQQWLGIAVVILSVDMVIKLQKKQKVEHFEMTGYVYAALAAICQAFGAVISRDILTSTDIDPANASQIRLLGGMAIIVVLMLIKKDRWLPKTENLKQTWLLFAGATIIGTFAALFLQMLAFTHTKAAIVQTLFATSVILSLGVARIMGEKISGRVMLWSLVALGGVAFLVALE encoded by the coding sequence TTGATTGGTGAGATTGCTGCATTGAGCACGGCCTTATGTTGGGCCGTTGCCTCCCGCATGTTTCAAATCCTGGGGAAAAGCTTCTCCCCATTGGCATTGAATTTTTGGAAAGGCCTGGTTGCCGCCATTGTCCTGTTTGCCGTTACCCAGTTTGTTTACCCTGATTTTACCCTCACCTACAACCAGGTCTTTTGGTTATTGTTAAGCGGTGCAATAGGTATTGGTTTGGGCGATACCTTTTTCTTCCAGGCCCTCAATAAAATTGGTGACAGTCAGGCGATTTTAGTCGCTGAAACACTGGCTCCTATTATTACTGCGCTGTTCGCTATGGCCTGGATCGCCGAATGGCTTACCTGGCAGCAATGGCTGGGTATCGCTGTGGTTATCTTGTCAGTAGACATGGTTATTAAATTGCAGAAAAAACAAAAGGTCGAACACTTTGAAATGACCGGCTATGTCTACGCGGCATTGGCAGCGATTTGCCAGGCTTTTGGAGCCGTGATTAGCCGTGACATACTCACCTCTACCGATATTGACCCGGCGAATGCTAGCCAGATCCGTCTGCTGGGCGGTATGGCGATTATTGTGGTTTTGATGTTGATTAAGAAGGACCGCTGGCTACCCAAAACCGAAAACTTAAAGCAAACCTGGTTGCTGTTTGCCGGTGCCACCATCATAGGGACATTCGCCGCGTTGTTTTTGCAGATGCTGGCATTTACCCATACCAAGGCGGCCATCGTACAAACGCTATTTGCCACTAGTGTGATTTTATCCTTAGGCGTGGCGCGCATCATGGGGGAAAAAATCAGCGGACGCGTGATGCTCTGGTCTTTAGTGGCGCTGGGCGGAGTCGCATTTTTAGTGGCTTTGGAATAA
- a CDS encoding NfeD family protein, with protein MEYMQTHMAETMIVLGLALLAIEIAVLGFATFFLFFVGLGAVATGILFLLGVPETLVNAVLGTAILTAISAAVLWRPLKDMQLKTETKKAKSDLIDMEFELLEEVEPGKTTHFRFSGIDWQLKSATKEKAGTRVKVTDIEVGVMHITAVDEN; from the coding sequence ATGGAATATATGCAAACACATATGGCTGAAACCATGATTGTACTGGGGTTGGCGTTATTGGCTATCGAGATAGCAGTATTGGGCTTTGCGACGTTTTTCTTGTTTTTTGTCGGTTTAGGCGCAGTGGCTACCGGCATTCTGTTTTTGTTAGGCGTGCCGGAAACTCTGGTAAATGCGGTACTGGGCACCGCAATTCTCACCGCTATAAGCGCTGCTGTGTTGTGGCGTCCTTTGAAAGATATGCAACTGAAAACCGAAACTAAAAAAGCCAAAAGCGATTTAATCGATATGGAGTTCGAGTTGTTAGAAGAAGTCGAACCGGGTAAAACCACCCACTTTCGCTTTTCCGGTATTGATTGGCAGCTTAAGTCTGCCACCAAGGAGAAGGCAGGCACTCGGGTAAAGGTCACTGACATTGAAGTGGGTGTCATGCATATTACCGCGGTTGACGAAAATTAA
- a CDS encoding SPFH domain-containing protein, protein MDMVFEYLLTPQIFILVLIIVILRSSIKFVPQNRAFIVERFGKYQSTKEAGLNFIVPFIDKVAANRSLKEQAVDVPSQSAITKDNISLTVDGVLYFRVLDPYKATYGVEDYVFAVTQLAQTTMRSELGKIELDKTFEERDTLNARIVSQINEASTPWGIQVMRYEIKDIVPPESVMNAMEAQMKAERMKRAQILESEGQRQSAINVAEGEKRSQILAAEGEKAEQVLRAEGEAKAIIAVADAQAAALTTVGAAANTEEGQKAVQLDLATKAIEAKQAIAKESSVVLLPDGSSDAASVVAQATAIINTLNKQ, encoded by the coding sequence ATGGATATGGTCTTTGAATACCTGCTAACCCCCCAGATTTTTATTCTGGTTCTGATCATCGTTATATTGCGCTCTTCGATTAAATTCGTGCCCCAGAACCGAGCGTTCATTGTGGAGCGATTTGGCAAGTATCAATCCACCAAAGAAGCGGGTTTGAATTTTATTGTCCCTTTCATTGATAAGGTAGCAGCTAATCGTTCTTTGAAAGAGCAGGCTGTTGATGTTCCTAGCCAGTCAGCCATAACCAAAGACAATATCTCACTTACCGTCGATGGTGTTTTATATTTCCGCGTATTAGATCCTTATAAGGCCACATATGGCGTGGAAGATTACGTATTCGCCGTGACTCAACTTGCGCAAACCACCATGCGTTCAGAATTGGGCAAAATTGAGCTGGATAAAACCTTTGAAGAGCGAGATACCTTGAACGCACGTATCGTGTCGCAGATTAACGAAGCCTCCACACCATGGGGCATTCAGGTGATGCGTTACGAAATTAAAGATATCGTACCACCCGAGTCGGTAATGAATGCCATGGAAGCGCAGATGAAAGCGGAGCGGATGAAGCGGGCACAGATTCTGGAGTCTGAAGGGCAAAGACAATCGGCCATTAATGTCGCCGAGGGGGAAAAACGCTCGCAAATCCTGGCGGCAGAGGGGGAAAAAGCTGAGCAGGTGCTGCGGGCTGAAGGTGAGGCCAAGGCTATTATCGCTGTGGCGGATGCTCAGGCAGCGGCTCTAACAACCGTAGGTGCCGCAGCCAATACCGAAGAGGGGCAAAAAGCGGTTCAACTGGACCTGGCTACGAAAGCCATTGAAGCGAAACAAGCCATTGCCAAAGAGTCGTCAGTGGTGTTGTTACCTGATGGTAGTTCTGATGCCGCTAGTGTCGTGGCTCAGGCGACAGCCATTATTAACACCCTAAATAAACAATAA